The Desmonostoc muscorum LEGE 12446 genome includes a region encoding these proteins:
- a CDS encoding Uma2 family endonuclease, with protein MKTLAKWSVDDYHRMIEAGILRDRRVELLAGEIVEMTPETPIHYSTAKRGVKYLEELLIGKADVRFNGPVTLVNSEPEPDIAIVRLPESNYNNRHPAPEDIFWIVQVR; from the coding sequence ATGAAAACGCTAGCCAAATGGTCTGTAGACGACTATCATCGCATGATTGAAGCGGGGATTTTGCGCGATCGCCGTGTGGAGTTGTTAGCAGGCGAAATTGTGGAAATGACCCCAGAAACTCCAATACATTACAGCACAGCAAAAAGAGGTGTGAAATACCTAGAGGAGTTACTCATCGGTAAAGCCGATGTCCGTTTCAATGGCCCAGTCACACTAGTAAATTCTGAACCCGAACCAGATATTGCGATCGTTCGGCTACCAGAATCCAACTACAATAATCGTCACCCTGCTCCTGAAGATATTTTTTGGATTGTACAGGTTAGGTAA
- a CDS encoding metallophosphoesterase has product MRTIVVGDIHGCYDELLQLLAKVQLTEDDCLISLGDIVDRGVDSFKVYDFLQNRPNTVVLMGNHERKHLRQTLSYSQEIVKLQFGDRYAEFLEWVSHRPYYHETDEAILLHAAVEDGISIEKQREEVLCGCTAGEKHLEKRYGNTYWSELYSGAKPVIFGHHVVGDRPLIIAGKVYGIDTGACHGGRLTGLILPNLYNPKNIFRSRVTIIVVGFW; this is encoded by the coding sequence ATGCGAACAATCGTAGTTGGTGATATTCATGGTTGTTATGATGAACTTCTTCAGCTATTAGCCAAAGTGCAGCTGACAGAGGATGATTGTTTAATCTCATTAGGAGATATTGTCGATCGCGGAGTTGATTCATTCAAGGTATATGATTTTCTCCAAAATCGCCCCAACACTGTTGTTTTGATGGGTAATCACGAACGCAAACACCTACGTCAGACTCTTTCCTACTCCCAGGAAATCGTCAAGTTACAGTTTGGCGATCGCTATGCAGAGTTTTTAGAATGGGTGAGTCATAGACCGTACTATCACGAAACTGACGAGGCTATTTTACTTCACGCTGCGGTGGAAGATGGTATATCCATTGAAAAACAAAGAGAAGAGGTTTTGTGTGGTTGCACGGCGGGTGAAAAGCATCTCGAAAAACGCTATGGAAATACATATTGGAGCGAATTGTATTCTGGTGCTAAACCAGTTATCTTTGGTCATCACGTTGTTGGCGATCGTCCACTGATCATTGCAGGGAAGGTTTACGGGATCGATACTGGAGCTTGTCACGGTGGAAGATTGACTGGGCTAATTTTACCTAACCTGTACAATCCAAAAAATATCTTCAGGAGCAGGGTGACGATTATTGTAGTTGGATTCTGGTAG
- the psbA gene encoding photosystem II q(b) protein, with protein sequence MTATIQRRESANVWDRFCNWITSTNNRLYIGWFGVLMIPTLLAATACFVIAFIAAPPVDIDGIREPVAGSLVYGNNIISGAVVPSSNAIGLHFYPIWEAASLDEWLYNGGPYQLVVFHFLIGVFCYLGREWELSYRLGMRPWICLAFSAPVAAATAVFLIYPIGQGSFSDGMPLGISGTFNFMIVFQAEHNILMHPFHMLGVAGVFGGSLFSAMHGSLVTSSLVRETTESESQNYGYKFGQEEETYNIVAAHGYFGRLIFQYASFNNSRSLHFFLAAWPVIGIWFTALGVSTMAFNLNGFNFNQSIIDSQGRVINTWADIINRANLGMEVMHERNAHNFPLDLAAADVAPVALTAPAING encoded by the coding sequence ATGACAGCAACCATTCAACGCCGCGAAAGCGCCAACGTCTGGGATCGCTTCTGCAACTGGATCACCAGCACCAACAACCGCTTATACATCGGCTGGTTCGGTGTACTCATGATCCCCACCCTGCTAGCTGCTACCGCTTGTTTCGTAATCGCCTTCATCGCTGCTCCTCCAGTAGACATCGATGGTATCCGCGAGCCTGTTGCAGGTTCCTTAGTTTACGGAAACAACATCATCTCCGGTGCAGTTGTTCCTTCCTCCAACGCTATTGGTTTGCACTTCTACCCAATTTGGGAAGCAGCATCCTTAGACGAGTGGTTGTACAACGGCGGTCCTTACCAGCTAGTAGTGTTCCACTTCCTGATTGGCGTATTCTGCTACTTAGGTCGTGAGTGGGAACTCTCCTACCGCTTGGGAATGCGTCCTTGGATTTGCCTAGCATTCTCTGCACCTGTTGCTGCTGCAACCGCAGTATTCTTGATTTACCCCATCGGACAAGGTTCATTTAGCGATGGTATGCCCTTGGGTATCTCCGGAACCTTCAACTTCATGATCGTGTTCCAAGCAGAACACAACATCTTGATGCACCCCTTCCACATGTTAGGTGTGGCTGGTGTATTCGGTGGAAGTTTATTCTCCGCAATGCACGGTTCTCTAGTTACCTCTTCTTTAGTTCGTGAGACAACCGAAAGCGAATCTCAAAACTACGGCTACAAGTTCGGTCAAGAAGAAGAAACCTACAACATTGTTGCAGCCCACGGTTACTTCGGTCGCTTGATTTTCCAATACGCTTCATTCAACAACAGCCGTTCCTTGCACTTCTTCCTAGCTGCATGGCCTGTGATTGGAATCTGGTTCACCGCTTTGGGTGTGAGCACAATGGCTTTCAACTTGAACGGTTTCAACTTCAACCAATCGATCATCGACTCTCAAGGTCGCGTCATCAACACCTGGGCTGACATCATCAACCGCGCTAACCTGGGTATGGAAGTGATGCACGAGCGCAATGCTCACAACTTCCCCTTAGACTTGGCAGCAGCTGATGTTGCTCCTGTAGCTCTAACCGCTCCTGCTATCAACGGTTAA
- a CDS encoding Rieske 2Fe-2S domain-containing protein encodes MQPILPGAPWLIAHKSTLGVNKPHKITLNGHDYVIWQNQKDEVFALDNICPHMQAPLSSGWVCQERDTITCPFHALEFDGQGRLYQEDKKDTQPITKPLELIISNDCIWTYGGFEPRLPIPDLHQKIVDDYEFLGVTGEKSIQGDFLSNLMVNYDYNHQNGTHKDLFKITSCDVSSFEEKGYYATVKQDLTRAKNTLGEIIQNPVLGIFPKTLSNTLEYAFPSTTAFFAKTPIGDIAQTHILYPETEKTTKTFILMYAQVNNPLMKLFFKNSVLQAAATVIEQDTGAVESLYPRQKPKIRLPNEEIMFYAEKLYRNW; translated from the coding sequence ATGCAACCTATTTTACCTGGTGCGCCTTGGTTAATCGCGCACAAATCTACATTAGGAGTGAATAAACCTCATAAAATTACTTTAAATGGACATGATTATGTCATTTGGCAAAACCAAAAAGATGAAGTCTTTGCCCTTGATAACATCTGTCCACATATGCAAGCACCCTTATCATCCGGCTGGGTTTGTCAAGAAAGAGATACTATTACTTGCCCTTTTCATGCACTAGAATTTGATGGACAAGGCAGACTTTATCAAGAGGATAAAAAAGATACTCAGCCAATTACAAAGCCATTAGAGCTAATTATTAGTAACGATTGCATCTGGACATATGGCGGATTTGAGCCAAGATTACCTATCCCGGATTTACATCAAAAAATTGTAGATGACTACGAATTTCTTGGAGTAACTGGCGAAAAAAGTATTCAGGGAGACTTTTTGAGTAATCTAATGGTCAACTACGACTATAATCACCAAAATGGTACTCATAAAGACCTATTTAAAATTACATCTTGTGATGTAAGCTCTTTTGAAGAGAAGGGATACTATGCGACAGTAAAGCAAGATTTGACAAGAGCTAAAAACACACTTGGAGAAATTATTCAAAATCCTGTTTTGGGAATCTTCCCTAAAACCCTAAGTAACACACTCGAATACGCTTTTCCTTCGACTACAGCTTTTTTTGCTAAAACCCCTATTGGTGATATTGCTCAAACTCACATTCTCTATCCTGAAACAGAAAAAACAACTAAGACGTTTATTCTGATGTATGCTCAAGTGAACAATCCTTTGATGAAATTGTTCTTTAAAAACTCAGTTTTACAAGCAGCAGCTACAGTCATAGAACAGGATACAGGTGCAGTGGAAAGTTTGTATCCCCGGCAAAAACCAAAAATTAGATTGCCAAATGAAGAGATTATGTTCTATGCAGAAAAACTCTACCGTAATTGGTAA
- a CDS encoding TetR/AcrR family transcriptional regulator gives MGRSTQSKLSYKKPRQVRDAEATKKQILDAAEVEFARNGLSGARTEAIAKGAGVTTAMIYYYFQSKEGLYQAVLQRPAVEMHEGFQQLDLDQFPPEEALKLLVKEAIAYEAAHPHRGMLWFQEANQNQGKYFKQGNWQENFAYLIKILERGMAEGCFRQLDPFLTTLHIVGVCNLYFNAYENIKHTRPDLELLSPEMIEQHTQAAVNFILAAVRRSEN, from the coding sequence GTGGGTCGTTCAACACAATCAAAACTTTCATATAAAAAACCTCGCCAGGTGCGGGATGCAGAGGCGACGAAAAAGCAGATTCTCGATGCAGCGGAAGTAGAGTTTGCTAGAAATGGGCTGAGTGGGGCGCGGACAGAGGCGATCGCCAAAGGTGCAGGTGTCACCACAGCGATGATTTATTACTACTTCCAGAGCAAGGAAGGACTATATCAAGCTGTCTTGCAACGCCCAGCGGTAGAAATGCACGAAGGGTTTCAGCAGTTAGATTTAGATCAGTTTCCACCAGAGGAAGCTTTGAAGCTGCTTGTTAAGGAAGCGATCGCCTACGAAGCAGCCCACCCACACCGAGGGATGCTTTGGTTCCAAGAAGCAAACCAAAATCAGGGAAAGTATTTCAAACAAGGAAATTGGCAAGAAAATTTTGCCTATCTCATCAAGATTTTAGAACGGGGGATGGCGGAGGGTTGTTTTCGTCAACTCGATCCATTTCTCACCACCCTGCATATTGTTGGTGTTTGTAATTTATACTTCAACGCTTACGAAAACATCAAGCATACTAGGCCTGATTTAGAATTGCTAAGTCCAGAAATGATTGAGCAGCATACCCAAGCAGCAGTTAATTTTATTTTGGCTGCTGTGCGACGTAGTGAGAATTAA
- a CDS encoding DUF6887 family protein encodes MSQVNYAAMSDEELRQYFLLHREDKMVLRAYLDRLGDRPRSIITTVDDPDFDAKIQAAVLKQMQAAGNNGETAV; translated from the coding sequence ATGAGTCAAGTCAACTATGCAGCCATGTCTGATGAGGAATTGAGACAATATTTTCTCCTACATCGTGAGGACAAAATGGTTCTGCGAGCATATCTGGATAGACTTGGCGATCGCCCACGGAGTATTATAACAACTGTAGATGATCCCGACTTTGATGCCAAAATCCAAGCAGCAGTTCTAAAGCAGATGCAAGCAGCAGGCAATAATGGTGAGACGGCGGTCTAA
- a CDS encoding toxin-antitoxin system HicB family antitoxin encodes MATLTIRLPDEKHNRLKELAQAKGISVNKLIEELSTIALAEFDANTRFKAMAATGNPEEDLRILAKLDALTE; translated from the coding sequence ATGGCTACTTTAACTATTCGTTTACCAGACGAAAAACACAACAGATTAAAAGAACTTGCTCAAGCCAAAGGCATAAGTGTCAATAAGCTGATTGAAGAACTTTCCACCATAGCTCTAGCAGAATTTGATGCCAATACCAGATTTAAAGCAATGGCTGCAACTGGTAACCCAGAAGAAGACTTAAGAATACTGGCTAAACTTGATGCTCTCACAGAATAG